A single region of the Erythrobacter sp. HL-111 genome encodes:
- the rplX gene encoding 50S ribosomal protein L24 yields the protein MASAKIRKGDSVVVLSGKDKGRTGTVAQVLPKEGKVVVEGVNVVARHRKPSQANPQGGIDRFPAPMHISKVALADPKDGKPTRVRFEEKDGKKVRVAVKSGETIDG from the coding sequence ATGGCATCCGCAAAGATCCGCAAGGGCGACAGCGTCGTCGTGCTTTCGGGCAAGGACAAGGGCCGCACCGGCACGGTCGCCCAGGTCCTGCCCAAGGAAGGCAAGGTCGTCGTCGAGGGCGTCAATGTCGTCGCCCGTCACCGCAAGCCGAGCCAGGCCAATCCGCAGGGTGGCATCGACCGTTTCCCGGCCCCGATGCACATCTCCAAGGTGGCGCTGGCCGATCCCAAGGACGGCAAGCCGACCCGCGTCCGCTTCGAGGAGAAGGACGGCAAGAAGGTGCGCGTCGCCGTGAAGAGTGGGGAGACCATCGATGGCTGA
- the rplN gene encoding 50S ribosomal protein L14, whose amino-acid sequence MIQMQSNLDVADNSGAKRVQCIKVLGGSKRRFASVGDVIVVSVKEAQPRAKVKKGDVHRAVIVRTKKDVRRPDGSVIRFDSNAAVLVNKSEEPIGTRIFGPVVRELRGRGFMKIISLAPEVL is encoded by the coding sequence ATGATCCAGATGCAATCCAATCTCGACGTCGCGGACAACAGCGGCGCGAAGCGCGTCCAGTGCATCAAGGTGCTGGGCGGGTCGAAGCGCCGGTTTGCCTCCGTCGGCGACGTGATCGTGGTCTCCGTCAAGGAGGCCCAGCCGCGTGCCAAGGTCAAGAAGGGCGACGTTCACCGCGCGGTGATCGTGCGCACCAAGAAGGACGTGCGCCGTCCCGACGGCAGCGTGATCCGCTTCGACAGCAACGCCGCGGTGCTCGTCAACAAGAGCGAGGAGCCGATCGGCACCCGCATCTTCGGCCCCGTCGTGCGTGAACTGCGCGGGCGCGGCTTCATGAAGATCATCTCGCTCGCGCCGGAGGTGCTCTGA
- the rpsQ gene encoding 30S ribosomal protein S17, which produces MPKRILIGTVTSDKTDKTVTVKVERKVKHPLYGKIIRRSKNYHAHDENNEYHVGDVVRIEECRPISKTKTWTVKDQVVSGGTQAIEADLDVEAAGN; this is translated from the coding sequence ATGCCGAAACGTATCCTGATCGGGACTGTCACCTCCGACAAGACCGACAAGACCGTGACCGTGAAGGTCGAACGCAAGGTGAAGCACCCGCTCTACGGGAAGATCATCCGCCGTTCGAAGAACTATCACGCCCACGACGAGAACAACGAATATCACGTCGGCGATGTCGTGCGGATCGAGGAATGCCGCCCGATCTCGAAGACGAAGACCTGGACCGTGAAGGACCAGGTCGTCTCCGGCGGCACCCAGGCGATCGAGGCCGATCTCGACGTCGAGGCCGCGGGCAACTGA
- the rpmC gene encoding 50S ribosomal protein L29, which produces MMAANITSIEDLRAKTDDQLSADLTDLKREQFNLRFQAATNQLENPARIREVRRTIAKIKTLQTERAKSAGEKA; this is translated from the coding sequence ATGATGGCCGCGAACATCACCAGCATCGAAGACCTGCGCGCCAAGACCGACGACCAGCTCTCCGCTGATCTGACCGATCTCAAGCGCGAGCAGTTCAACCTGCGTTTCCAGGCGGCGACCAACCAGCTCGAGAACCCGGCGCGGATCCGCGAAGTGCGTCGCACCATCGCCAAGATCAAGACGCTGCAGACCGAGCGCGCCAAGAGCGCAGGCGAAAAGGCTTAA
- the rplP gene encoding 50S ribosomal protein L16, whose amino-acid sequence MLQPKKTKYRKAFKGKIKGEAKGGTTLNFGSYGLKALEPERITARQIEAARRAITRHIKRQGRLWIRVFPDVPVSKKPAEVRQGKGKGSVEYWAARVKPGRILFELDGVAGPLAAEAFERAAMKLPIKTKVVARFGDTSHLGGE is encoded by the coding sequence ATGCTGCAACCGAAGAAAACCAAGTATCGCAAGGCCTTCAAGGGCAAGATCAAGGGCGAGGCCAAGGGCGGCACGACCCTGAACTTCGGCTCCTACGGGCTGAAGGCTCTGGAGCCCGAGCGGATCACCGCCCGCCAGATCGAGGCCGCGCGCCGCGCGATCACCCGTCACATCAAGCGCCAGGGGCGCCTGTGGATCCGCGTCTTCCCGGACGTTCCGGTGTCGAAGAAGCCCGCCGAGGTCCGCCAGGGCAAGGGCAAGGGTTCGGTCGAATACTGGGCCGCGCGGGTCAAGCCGGGCCGCATCCTGTTCGAACTCGACGGCGTCGCCGGCCCGCTGGCTGCCGAAGCCTTCGAACGCGCCGCGATGAAGCTGCCGATCAAGACCAAGGTCGTCGCCCGCTTCGGCGACACCTCGCACCTGGGAGGCGAATGA
- the rpsC gene encoding 30S ribosomal protein S3 — MGQKSNPIGLRLQINRTWDSRWYAEGRDYAGLLKEDIEMRKYILESLPQAAISKVVIERPAKLCRVSIYAARPGVIIGKKGADIEKLRTKLASMTASEVKLNIVEIRKPEIDAKLVAQGIADQLVRRVAFRRAMKRAMQSAMRLGAEGIRIVCGGRLGGAEIARVEQYREGRVPLHTLRANIDYAETEALTAYGIIGIKVWIFKGEILGHDPTAQDRLMMESQTSGVRPAR; from the coding sequence ATGGGCCAGAAGAGCAATCCGATCGGTCTGCGCCTGCAGATCAACCGCACCTGGGACAGCCGCTGGTACGCCGAAGGGCGTGACTATGCGGGCCTGCTCAAGGAAGACATCGAGATGCGCAAGTACATCCTCGAGAGCCTGCCGCAGGCGGCGATCTCGAAGGTGGTGATCGAGCGTCCGGCCAAGCTGTGCCGCGTTTCGATCTATGCCGCGCGTCCGGGTGTCATCATCGGCAAGAAGGGCGCCGACATCGAGAAGCTGCGGACCAAGCTGGCGTCCATGACGGCGAGCGAGGTCAAGCTGAACATCGTCGAGATCCGCAAGCCGGAAATCGACGCCAAGCTCGTCGCGCAGGGCATCGCCGACCAGCTCGTGCGCCGCGTGGCGTTCCGCCGGGCGATGAAGCGCGCGATGCAGTCGGCCATGCGGCTCGGCGCGGAAGGCATCCGCATCGTGTGCGGCGGGCGTCTGGGCGGGGCGGAGATCGCCCGCGTCGAGCAGTACCGTGAAGGCCGCGTGCCGCTTCACACGCTGCGCGCCAACATCGACTATGCCGAAACCGAGGCGCTGACCGCCTACGGGATCATCGGCATCAAGGTGTGGATCTTCAAGGGCGAGATCCTCGGCCACGATCCGACCGCGCAGGACCGTCTGATGATGGAATCGCAGACTTCGGGGGTGCGTCCGGCGCGCTGA
- the rplV gene encoding 50S ribosomal protein L22 — translation MGKAKAPRRVGENEALAVGTTIRGSAQKLNLVAELIRGKKAEEALNILEFSKKAMAKDAKKVLASAIANAENNHDLDVDALVVAEASVGKSITMKRFHTRGRGKSTRILKPFSRLRIVVREQEEA, via the coding sequence ATGGGCAAGGCAAAGGCACCCCGCCGCGTCGGCGAGAACGAGGCGCTGGCCGTCGGCACCACCATCCGTGGGTCGGCGCAGAAGCTCAATCTCGTCGCCGAACTGATCCGCGGCAAGAAGGCCGAAGAGGCGCTCAACATCCTCGAGTTCTCGAAGAAGGCGATGGCCAAGGACGCGAAGAAGGTGCTCGCTTCGGCGATCGCCAATGCGGAGAACAACCACGATCTCGACGTCGACGCGCTCGTCGTGGCCGAGGCTTCGGTCGGCAAGTCGATCACCATGAAGCGGTTCCACACGCGCGGCCGCGGCAAGTCGACCCGGATCCTCAAGCCGTTTAGCCGGCTGCGGATCGTCGTGCGCGAACAGGAAGAGGCGTAA
- the rpsS gene encoding 30S ribosomal protein S19, with translation MARSVWKGPFVELSLLKKAEEAQDAGGGKPIKTWSRRSTILPQFVGLTFNVYNGQKFIPVSVSEEMVGHKLGEFAPTRNFPGHAADKKGKR, from the coding sequence ATGGCACGTTCCGTCTGGAAAGGTCCGTTCGTCGAACTCAGCCTGCTCAAGAAGGCCGAGGAAGCTCAGGATGCCGGTGGCGGCAAGCCGATCAAGACCTGGTCGCGCCGCTCCACCATCCTGCCCCAGTTCGTCGGGCTGACGTTCAACGTCTACAACGGGCAGAAATTCATCCCCGTCTCGGTTTCCGAAGAGATGGTCGGCCACAAGCTCGGCGAGTTCGCGCCCACGCGCAACTTCCCCGGCCACGCCGCCGACAAGAAGGGCAAGCGATAA
- the rplB gene encoding 50S ribosomal protein L2 produces MALKNYKPTSPARRGLILIDKTQLWKGKPVKSLTEGKRKTGGRNNKGHVTSRGIGGGNKQRYRIIDFKRRKWDVPATVERIEYDPNRTAFIALVKYEDGEQAYILAPQRLAVGDTIVAGERTDTKPGNAMLLGQMPVGTICHNVEMKPGKGGQIARSAGAYVQLVGRDRGMVIVRLNSGEQRYLRADCMGTVGAVSNPDNQNQNFGKAGRSRWKGRRPLTRGVAKNPVDHPHGGGEGRTSGGRHPVTPWGKPTKGARTRNNKQTDKDIIRSRHAKKKR; encoded by the coding sequence ATGGCACTCAAGAACTACAAACCGACGAGCCCGGCGCGCCGCGGCCTCATCCTGATCGACAAGACCCAGCTCTGGAAGGGCAAGCCGGTCAAGTCGCTCACCGAGGGCAAGCGCAAGACGGGCGGCCGCAACAACAAGGGCCACGTCACCAGCCGCGGCATCGGCGGCGGCAACAAGCAGCGCTATCGCATCATCGATTTCAAGCGCCGCAAGTGGGACGTGCCCGCCACGGTCGAGCGGATCGAATACGACCCGAACCGGACCGCCTTCATCGCTCTCGTCAAGTACGAGGACGGCGAACAGGCCTACATCCTCGCGCCGCAGCGTCTCGCCGTGGGCGACACGATCGTGGCCGGTGAGCGGACCGACACCAAGCCGGGCAACGCCATGCTGCTCGGCCAGATGCCGGTCGGCACGATCTGCCACAATGTCGAGATGAAGCCGGGCAAGGGCGGCCAGATCGCGCGCAGCGCGGGCGCCTATGTCCAGCTCGTCGGGCGCGACCGCGGCATGGTCATCGTGCGGCTCAATTCGGGCGAGCAGCGTTACCTGCGCGCCGATTGCATGGGGACGGTCGGAGCGGTTTCGAACCCCGACAACCAGAACCAGAATTTCGGCAAGGCCGGTCGCAGCCGCTGGAAGGGCCGTCGTCCGCTTACCCGCGGTGTCGCCAAGAACCCGGTCGACCACCCGCACGGCGGTGGTGAAGGCCGCACCAGCGGCGGCCGTCACCCGGTCACCCCCTGGGGCAAGCCGACCAAGGGCGCACGCACCCGCAACAACAAGCAGACGGACAAAGACATCATCCGTTCGCGTCACGCGAAGAAGAAGAGGTAA
- a CDS encoding 50S ribosomal protein L23 encodes MAKKSEIDARHYDVILAPHITEKSTLASENNAVVFRVANDATKPQIKEAVEAIYDKKVVAVNTIVTKGKSKRWRGKPYKRSDFKKAVVTLAEGEMIDITSGI; translated from the coding sequence ATGGCTAAGAAAAGCGAGATCGACGCGCGTCACTACGACGTGATCCTGGCGCCGCACATCACCGAGAAGTCGACCCTGGCTTCCGAGAACAACGCGGTCGTCTTTCGCGTGGCGAATGATGCTACCAAGCCGCAGATCAAGGAAGCGGTCGAGGCGATCTACGATAAGAAGGTCGTCGCCGTGAACACGATCGTCACCAAGGGCAAGTCGAAGCGCTGGCGGGGCAAGCCCTACAAGCGTTCGGACTTCAAGAAGGCTGTCGTCACCCTCGCCGAAGGCGAGATGATCGACATCACCAGCGGTATCTGA
- the rplD gene encoding 50S ribosomal protein L4 has protein sequence MKVKVQKIDGADSGDIELNDDVFGVTPRADILHRVVTWQLENRRGTARPTRERADVARTGKKFVRQKGSGGARHGDRKAPIFIGGGKAHGARKRDFEQSLNKKIRALGLKMALSTKAKDGLIVVDSLEIAEAKTKVLKSHFAKAGLNGKVLVIDGDAVNDAFKKAAGNIPGVNVLPAIGANVYDILNHDTLVLTKDAVEKLEARFNG, from the coding sequence ATGAAGGTGAAGGTCCAGAAAATCGACGGCGCGGACTCCGGCGACATCGAGCTCAACGACGATGTCTTCGGCGTGACACCGCGTGCCGACATCCTGCACCGGGTGGTGACCTGGCAGCTGGAGAACCGCCGCGGCACCGCCCGCCCCACGCGTGAGCGTGCGGACGTGGCGCGCACGGGCAAGAAGTTCGTCCGTCAGAAGGGTTCGGGCGGCGCTCGTCACGGCGACCGCAAGGCCCCGATCTTCATCGGCGGCGGCAAGGCGCACGGCGCGCGCAAGCGGGACTTCGAGCAGTCGCTGAACAAGAAAATCCGCGCGCTCGGCCTCAAGATGGCGCTTTCGACCAAGGCCAAGGATGGCCTGATCGTGGTCGACAGCCTGGAGATCGCCGAAGCCAAGACGAAGGTGCTCAAGAGCCACTTCGCCAAGGCCGGGCTGAACGGCAAGGTGCTGGTCATCGACGGCGACGCGGTGAACGACGCGTTCAAGAAGGCCGCCGGCAACATCCCGGGCGTCAACGTGCTCCCCGCGATCGGCGCCAATGTCTACGACATCCTCAACCACGACACGCTCGTCCTGACCAAGGACGCGGTCGAAAAGCTGGAGGCGCGCTTCAATGGCTAA